A single window of Bos javanicus breed banteng chromosome 19, ARS-OSU_banteng_1.0, whole genome shotgun sequence DNA harbors:
- the MFSD11 gene encoding UNC93-like protein MFSD11 isoform X2, translated as MSPESKKLFNIIILGIAFMFIFTAFQTCGNVAQTVIRSLNSTDFHGSGYTSMAIIYGVFSASNLITPSVVAIVGPQLSMFASGLFYSMYIAVFIQPFPWSFYTASVFIGIAAAVLWTAQGNCLTINSDEHTIGRNSGIFWALLQFSLFFGNLYIYFAWQGKTQISESDRRTVFIALTVISLVGTVLFFLIRKPDSENVLGEDESSDDQDLDINESPQSNMTKAVDAFKKSLKLCVTKEMLLLSITTAYTGLELTFFSGVYGTCIGAINKFGTEEKSLIGLSGIFIGIGEILGGSLFGLLSKNNRFGRNPVVLLGILVHFIAFYLIFLNMPGDAPIAPVEGTDSSAYIKPSPFAQPWHFSTVTTFSFIGNSWSW; from the exons CAAACTGTCATCAGGAGCCTAAATAGTACAGATTTTCACGGCAGTGGATATACCAG CATGGCAATTATTTATGGAGTGTTCTCTGCTTCAAATTTGATTACACCATCAGTGGTTGCCATTGTAGGACCTCAACTCTCTATGTTTGCTAGTGGTTTATTTTACAG CATGTACATTGCCGTTTTTATCCAGCCTTTCCCGTGGTCCTTCTACACAGCCTCTGTTTTCATTGgaattgctgctgctg tACTTTGGACAGCACAAGGAAACTGCCTGACGATAAATTCAGATGAGCACACTATTGGGAGAAAcagtggaattttctgggcaCTCTTACAATTTAG CTTGTTCTTTGGAAATCTCTACATATATTTTGCTTGGCAAGGGAAAACTCAGATATCAg AGAGTGACCGAAGAACAGTGTTTATCGCCCTAACGGTGATCAGCCTTGTGGGAACagtacttttctttctcattcgGAAACCAGATTCTGAAAATGTCCTGGGAGAAGATGAATCTTCTGATGACCAGGACTTGGACATCAACGA gTCTCCCCAGAGCAACATGACAAAGGCAGTAGATGCATTTA aaaAGTCTCTGAAGTTATGTGTCACCAAGGAGATGCTCCTTCTTAGCATTACAACTGCTTATACAG GTCTGGAACTGACTTTCTTCTCTGGTGTATATGGAACCTGTATTGGCGCTATAAATAAATttggaacagaagagaaaagccTCATTGGACTTTCTGGCATTTTCATCGGCATTGGAGAAATTTTag GTGGAAGCCTCTTTGGCCTGCTGAGCAAGAATAATCGTTTTGGTAGGAATCCAGTTGTGCTGTTGGGCATCCTGGTGCATTTTAtagctttttatttaatattcctCAACATGCCTGGGGATGCCCCCATTGCTCCTGTTGAAGGCACTGACAGCAGCGCTTACATCAAACCCAG TCCATTTGCGCAGCCGTGGCATTTTTCTACAGTAACTAccttctccttcattggcaaCTCCTGGTCATGGTGA
- the MFSD11 gene encoding UNC93-like protein MFSD11 isoform X1, with protein MSPESKKLFNIIILGIAFMFIFTAFQTCGNVAQTVIRSLNSTDFHGSGYTSMAIIYGVFSASNLITPSVVAIVGPQLSMFASGLFYSMYIAVFIQPFPWSFYTASVFIGIAAAVLWTAQGNCLTINSDEHTIGRNSGIFWALLQFSLFFGNLYIYFAWQGKTQISESDRRTVFIALTVISLVGTVLFFLIRKPDSENVLGEDESSDDQDLDINESPQSNMTKAVDAFKKSLKLCVTKEMLLLSITTAYTGLELTFFSGVYGTCIGAINKFGTEEKSLIGLSGIFIGIGEILGGSLFGLLSKNNRFGRNPVVLLGILVHFIAFYLIFLNMPGDAPIAPVEGTDSSAYIKPSKEIAIFCSFLLGLGDSCFNTQLLSILGFLYSEDSAPAFAVFKFVQSICAAVAFFYSNYLLLHWQLLVMVIFGFFGTVSFFTVEWEAAAIVARGSDYRSI; from the exons CAAACTGTCATCAGGAGCCTAAATAGTACAGATTTTCACGGCAGTGGATATACCAG CATGGCAATTATTTATGGAGTGTTCTCTGCTTCAAATTTGATTACACCATCAGTGGTTGCCATTGTAGGACCTCAACTCTCTATGTTTGCTAGTGGTTTATTTTACAG CATGTACATTGCCGTTTTTATCCAGCCTTTCCCGTGGTCCTTCTACACAGCCTCTGTTTTCATTGgaattgctgctgctg tACTTTGGACAGCACAAGGAAACTGCCTGACGATAAATTCAGATGAGCACACTATTGGGAGAAAcagtggaattttctgggcaCTCTTACAATTTAG CTTGTTCTTTGGAAATCTCTACATATATTTTGCTTGGCAAGGGAAAACTCAGATATCAg AGAGTGACCGAAGAACAGTGTTTATCGCCCTAACGGTGATCAGCCTTGTGGGAACagtacttttctttctcattcgGAAACCAGATTCTGAAAATGTCCTGGGAGAAGATGAATCTTCTGATGACCAGGACTTGGACATCAACGA gTCTCCCCAGAGCAACATGACAAAGGCAGTAGATGCATTTA aaaAGTCTCTGAAGTTATGTGTCACCAAGGAGATGCTCCTTCTTAGCATTACAACTGCTTATACAG GTCTGGAACTGACTTTCTTCTCTGGTGTATATGGAACCTGTATTGGCGCTATAAATAAATttggaacagaagagaaaagccTCATTGGACTTTCTGGCATTTTCATCGGCATTGGAGAAATTTTag GTGGAAGCCTCTTTGGCCTGCTGAGCAAGAATAATCGTTTTGGTAGGAATCCAGTTGTGCTGTTGGGCATCCTGGTGCATTTTAtagctttttatttaatattcctCAACATGCCTGGGGATGCCCCCATTGCTCCTGTTGAAGGCACTGACAGCAGCGCTTACATCAAACCCAG caAAGAAATTGCCATCTTCTGCAGCTTCCTGTTGGGTCTTGGAGACAGCTGCTTCAATACTCAGCTGCTTAGTATTTTAGGTTTTCTCTATTCTGAAGACAGCGCCCCGGCTTTTGCCGTCTTTAAATTTgtgcag TCCATTTGCGCAGCCGTGGCATTTTTCTACAGTAACTAccttctccttcattggcaaCTCCTGGTCATGGTGATATTTGGGTTTTTTGGAACTGTCTCCTTCTTCACTGtggagtgggaagctgctgccaTTGTAGCCCGGGGTTCTGACTACCGAAGTATTTGA